Within Streptomyces roseirectus, the genomic segment CACGAGCGGGTCTCTCCGGAGCCTCGCTCGTGCACCCGCAGGGCGACGTGCCGGGGGCCCCGGTCGACGACGAACTCGACGTTGACGCCGTCCGGGTAGGCCGCGGCGGGGCTGACAGGCGGCGCGGTGAACAGGTCGCCCGCGTGCGCGAGGTCGTCGACGAAGGCGACCGCGTGCGGGTTGCCCATGTTGACGTTGCGCGCGGGCCAGCTGCGCTCGCCGACGGTCACCTCGACATCGCCCTCGGGGAGGCGGGCGCGGCCCATGCCGACCGTGACGTCGCCCTCCTTGTCGATGTGGACGGTCTTGACGCCCCCGCGCGTGGCGACCGCGAGGTCGCCCTCCTCGACGTGGCCGGCGTGCTGGAGGTAGCGCGCGAACACGCGCACGCCGTTGCCGCACATCTCCGCCACCGAGCCGTCGCCGTTGCGGTAGTCCATGAACCACTCGGCCTCGGCCGCCATCGCGCGCGCCTCGGGGTGCGCCGCGGACCGCACGACGTGCAGCAGCCCGTCGCCGCCGATGCCCGCGCGGCGGTCGCACAGGGCGGCCACGGCGGCGGGCGGGAGGTCCAGGGCGTTGTCCGGGTCCGGGACGATCACGAAGTCGTTCTCGGTCCCGTGCCCCTTGAGGAAGGCGATGCGCGTGCTCATTCCTCGATCGTACGGCGCGGGTACGACAGCGCCGGTCGGACGGGGTGACGGCGTCAAGCACGCGCGTGTGCGGCTCGGCTCCGTCCGGCGGCTCAGCGCAGCCGGGCGACCCGCCAGACGGCCAGGACGACAGCCGCGGCGACCATCACGGCGTACGCGAGGATCACGCGCCAGTCGGGGCGCCGTCCGGAGCCGCGCAGGGGCAGTCCTGGCCACGTGTAACCGACGCGGCGGGCGGCCATCATGCCCCACCCGGCGGCGCAGGAGCAGATCAGCAGGCCGAGCATGGCGACGACGGCGCCGCTGTCGCCGAAGTCGAAGGCGAGGGGGAAGGCGAACATCAGCGAGCCGACGGTGGCCAAGGCGACGATCGGGGCCAACTGCCAGATCCGCAGTCGGCGTTGGGGCC encodes:
- the dapF gene encoding diaminopimelate epimerase, encoding MSTRIAFLKGHGTENDFVIVPDPDNALDLPPAAVAALCDRRAGIGGDGLLHVVRSAAHPEARAMAAEAEWFMDYRNGDGSVAEMCGNGVRVFARYLQHAGHVEEGDLAVATRGGVKTVHIDKEGDVTVGMGRARLPEGDVEVTVGERSWPARNVNMGNPHAVAFVDDLAHAGDLFTAPPVSPAAAYPDGVNVEFVVDRGPRHVALRVHERGSGETRSCGTGACAVAVATARRDGADPAATGTPVTYTVDVPGGRLVITERPDGEIEMTGPAVIVAEGTIESGWLEDVVRRAV